Proteins encoded in a region of the Veillonella parvula genome:
- a CDS encoding TatD family hydrolase yields the protein MKLFDTHAHVNDGRFDNDRNEMLQACFDTGVEYIMIPGVDRGTVESGLALAKQYDQLYAAVGTHPHESKDFTEEDYEFYKEQALNNDKVRAIGEIGLDYYYDFSDRETQKRVFIRQLELAREVDLPIIIHDRDAHGDIMNILRNEGKDNWGIFHCYSGSWEMAKEAIKMGFYISFAGPVVFPKSTNLKEVARQVPLERILIETDSPYLTPPPFRGRRNDPSKTQFVAEEIASLKGLDVDEFCEIAFNNGKRVFGIE from the coding sequence ATGAAACTTTTTGATACACATGCTCATGTAAATGATGGGCGCTTTGATAATGATCGTAATGAGATGTTACAAGCCTGCTTTGATACAGGTGTAGAATATATTATGATTCCTGGTGTTGACAGAGGTACCGTTGAGTCTGGTTTAGCTTTGGCTAAACAGTACGATCAATTATATGCTGCTGTAGGGACTCATCCCCATGAATCAAAGGACTTTACAGAAGAAGACTACGAGTTTTATAAGGAACAAGCTCTTAACAATGATAAGGTACGTGCTATTGGTGAAATTGGACTAGATTATTACTATGATTTTTCTGACCGTGAAACACAAAAACGAGTATTTATTCGTCAGTTAGAGCTTGCTCGTGAAGTAGATCTCCCAATTATTATCCATGACCGCGATGCACATGGTGATATTATGAATATCTTACGCAATGAAGGGAAGGATAACTGGGGCATTTTCCATTGCTATTCTGGTAGCTGGGAGATGGCAAAAGAAGCCATTAAAATGGGCTTTTATATTTCCTTTGCAGGTCCTGTAGTATTTCCTAAGTCTACAAATCTTAAGGAAGTGGCAAGACAAGTGCCATTAGAACGAATACTTATTGAAACCGATTCACCGTATTTGACACCACCACCATTTAGAGGCCGTCGTAATGATCCAAGTAAAACTCAGTTTGTGGCAGAAGAAATTGCAAGCCTTAAAGGGCTTGATGTAGATGAGTTTTGTGAAATTGCTTTTAATAATGGTAAACGAGTATTTGGTATCGAGTAA
- a CDS encoding tRNA1(Val) (adenine(37)-N6)-methyltransferase has translation MNDQERLDDLIIDGLQIYQRSDMFRFSFDAIALIHFCRFNGRHTYVDLGTGSGVMPLIGTSLGAGHITGIEINETLVELAKRSVEHNRKQDVVNILCGDYRHMTYRDIQDKPFDGVIVNPPFYDCESGAKPTSEERNLALHDGHTTLCDVLKAVQSFIKYKGRLWMIYSASRLQYVLHELERFNFQAKRIRFVHGMLDKPAKLVLIESIFQGQAGLVLEPPLIVYKKTNVYTKEVSSWYER, from the coding sequence ATGAATGATCAAGAACGACTTGATGATTTAATTATCGATGGCTTACAGATTTATCAGCGTTCTGATATGTTTCGCTTTTCCTTTGACGCCATAGCACTCATTCATTTTTGTCGTTTTAATGGTCGTCATACCTATGTTGATCTTGGAACGGGGTCAGGGGTTATGCCGCTTATAGGTACGTCATTAGGGGCAGGTCATATTACAGGTATAGAAATTAATGAAACTCTCGTTGAGTTGGCTAAGCGTAGCGTAGAACATAATCGTAAACAAGATGTGGTAAATATATTATGTGGCGATTATCGACATATGACATATCGCGATATACAAGATAAGCCTTTTGATGGTGTTATTGTTAATCCCCCTTTTTATGATTGTGAAAGCGGTGCAAAGCCTACATCTGAAGAGCGTAATTTAGCACTTCATGATGGACATACAACTTTATGTGATGTTCTGAAAGCGGTACAGTCCTTTATTAAATATAAAGGTCGTTTGTGGATGATTTATAGTGCTAGTCGCTTGCAATATGTATTACATGAACTAGAAAGGTTTAACTTTCAAGCAAAACGAATTCGGTTTGTTCATGGTATGCTAGATAAACCAGCAAAATTAGTTTTGATAGAGTCTATTTTTCAAGGTCAGGCAGGTCTTGTACTTGAGCCACCACTCATCGTTTACAAAAAAACGAATGTGTACACGAAGGAGGTGTCCTCTTGGTATGAACGATAA
- a CDS encoding DNA polymerase III subunit delta': protein MTYFDSIIGQDSIKAHLSELVSRNALPHSLLFYGESGLGKLDMAIGLASLLLGRQVFSQPKGESYLAEVKEARLANGDTEKRIEAEGLPIYMDKGDAFWIRPMKTTLKVEQWYSLLQDHLSVAGNGNRVVIVEDFHTANAVMANAMLKTIEEPPEQVYFIIITNKINTVLPTIISRCMGVGFNSVDVDTIRTALIARGITGDIEQALLAGHGNPQLVEKLTTQGRIEMLELAVKVMDILAFETRWFTMISLACESLSRESLTKLMRWLRLVSRDMMALKMGAQDTQLQVPMYKTQLLRLLPRWSMQALSEVVTETLQAERALRLHIKTALVVDGLSIALHDAREED from the coding sequence ATGACATATTTTGATTCTATAATTGGTCAAGATTCGATTAAGGCACACCTATCTGAACTTGTAAGTCGTAATGCATTACCTCATAGTCTCTTGTTTTATGGCGAATCTGGTCTTGGCAAGCTAGATATGGCCATAGGCTTAGCGTCTTTATTACTAGGGCGTCAAGTATTCTCTCAACCTAAGGGGGAATCTTATTTAGCAGAGGTTAAGGAAGCCCGTTTAGCAAATGGGGATACGGAAAAACGTATCGAAGCCGAAGGATTACCTATCTATATGGATAAGGGTGATGCCTTTTGGATTCGCCCTATGAAAACAACCTTAAAGGTAGAGCAGTGGTATTCATTATTACAAGATCATCTGTCTGTGGCGGGTAATGGGAACCGCGTTGTCATTGTGGAGGACTTTCACACAGCCAATGCAGTTATGGCAAATGCTATGCTAAAAACCATTGAGGAGCCACCTGAACAGGTGTACTTCATCATTATTACGAACAAGATTAACACCGTATTGCCTACCATCATTTCTAGATGTATGGGAGTTGGTTTTAACAGTGTTGATGTAGATACGATTCGCACCGCTCTTATAGCGCGTGGAATTACCGGTGATATAGAACAGGCTTTATTAGCTGGTCATGGTAATCCACAATTGGTGGAAAAACTGACGACACAAGGTCGCATTGAAATGCTAGAGTTAGCCGTTAAGGTGATGGATATATTAGCTTTTGAAACGCGATGGTTTACTATGATTTCCTTAGCTTGTGAAAGCTTATCTCGTGAAAGCCTAACAAAATTGATGCGCTGGCTACGCCTTGTAAGTAGAGATATGATGGCTCTTAAAATGGGGGCTCAAGACACGCAATTACAAGTACCTATGTACAAAACTCAATTATTACGATTATTACCGCGCTGGTCCATGCAAGCATTGTCAGAGGTTGTTACTGAAACATTGCAAGCAGAACGGGCTTTGCGCTTACATATAAAAACCGCTCTCGTGGTGGACGGTCTTAGTATCGCCCTTCATGATGCTCGGGAGGAGGATTAA
- the metG gene encoding methionine--tRNA ligase yields MGDTKKTYYITTPIYYPSAKLHIGHTYCTSVADTIARFKRLAGYDVRFLTGSDEHGQKIQRAAEAQGITPLEYTTNIVNGFKALWEKMHISNDDFIRTTDERHEKVVQALFTKAYEKGDIYKAEYEGWYCTPDETFWTEQKLGPNHTCPDCGRPVERVKEESYFFKLGKYTDQWLKFIEENPDFIQPESRRNEMIQFVKQGLEDLAVSRTSFDWGIKVPFDPKHVVYVWFDALVNYISALSPFDGDGELYKKYWPADLHLVGKEIVRFHTIIWPMMLMSLELPLPKKVFGHGWMIVDGTKMSKSLGNVIDPIPLIDTYGADSLRYYLLSEITLGNDGNFTLPNFVTKINADLSNDLGNLLNRTIAMIEKYHGGVITKCDDMDDLDRDVSTLAVQTAKDFEAAMENMELNKAIKTVWSFIGRMNKYIDETMPWVLAKSEDAHDKARLQSAMYHLAEALRIIAILVSPVIPVGAPKIWEQLGLTGFEAATLEDAKTWGLLATGTKVVKGEPIYPRFEVPEIVDVVVTEEVEEAVDTSNIPPLKENITYDDFEKLDLRVAKVISCEKVPKSKKLLKFVLDIGIEERTVLSGISQYYEPETMVGKKVIYLSNLAPKKMMGIESYGMILSASDWEEHLEVTNIESLPAGSVVK; encoded by the coding sequence ATGGGAGACACAAAGAAAACGTATTATATTACGACACCTATTTATTATCCAAGTGCTAAGTTGCACATTGGTCATACGTATTGTACATCTGTAGCCGATACAATTGCACGCTTTAAACGATTAGCAGGATATGATGTACGTTTTTTGACTGGTTCAGATGAACATGGCCAAAAAATCCAACGTGCTGCAGAAGCACAAGGCATTACTCCTCTTGAATATACTACAAATATTGTAAATGGTTTTAAAGCATTGTGGGAAAAAATGCATATTTCCAATGACGATTTTATTCGGACTACCGATGAACGTCATGAAAAGGTTGTTCAAGCGTTATTTACAAAAGCTTATGAGAAGGGCGATATTTACAAAGCCGAATATGAAGGCTGGTATTGTACACCGGACGAAACTTTTTGGACAGAGCAGAAGCTAGGACCTAATCATACTTGTCCGGATTGCGGTCGCCCTGTAGAGCGTGTTAAAGAGGAAAGTTATTTCTTCAAACTCGGTAAATATACGGATCAATGGCTTAAGTTTATTGAAGAGAATCCTGACTTTATTCAGCCTGAATCTCGTCGTAATGAGATGATTCAATTTGTAAAGCAAGGTCTAGAAGACTTGGCGGTGTCTCGTACATCCTTTGATTGGGGAATCAAGGTCCCATTTGATCCTAAACATGTAGTATATGTTTGGTTCGATGCATTAGTGAACTATATTAGTGCACTCTCACCATTTGATGGTGATGGTGAACTATATAAAAAATACTGGCCTGCAGATCTTCATTTAGTGGGGAAGGAAATCGTACGTTTCCATACTATTATTTGGCCTATGATGCTCATGAGCCTTGAGTTGCCATTACCAAAAAAGGTATTTGGACACGGTTGGATGATTGTAGATGGTACAAAGATGAGTAAATCCTTGGGGAACGTAATCGATCCAATCCCATTGATTGATACATATGGTGCAGATTCTTTGCGTTATTACTTATTAAGCGAGATTACGTTAGGTAATGACGGAAACTTTACGTTACCTAACTTCGTTACAAAAATTAATGCAGATTTATCTAATGATTTAGGTAACTTATTAAACCGTACTATTGCGATGATTGAAAAATACCATGGTGGTGTGATTACAAAATGCGATGATATGGATGATTTGGACCGTGATGTATCTACATTAGCCGTTCAAACTGCAAAAGATTTTGAAGCGGCGATGGAAAATATGGAGCTTAATAAAGCTATCAAAACTGTATGGTCCTTTATTGGTCGCATGAATAAATACATTGATGAAACAATGCCTTGGGTATTGGCTAAATCTGAAGATGCTCATGATAAAGCGCGCTTGCAATCTGCTATGTATCACTTGGCAGAGGCATTGCGTATCATTGCCATCTTAGTAAGCCCTGTAATTCCTGTAGGAGCTCCAAAAATCTGGGAACAATTAGGGCTTACAGGTTTTGAAGCGGCTACGTTGGAAGATGCTAAAACTTGGGGATTATTGGCAACAGGTACTAAAGTTGTAAAAGGTGAGCCTATCTATCCACGTTTTGAAGTTCCTGAAATAGTAGATGTAGTTGTTACAGAAGAAGTTGAAGAAGCTGTAGATACATCTAATATTCCACCATTAAAAGAAAATATTACCTATGATGACTTTGAGAAACTCGATCTTCGTGTAGCTAAAGTTATAAGCTGTGAAAAGGTGCCTAAGTCCAAGAAGTTGTTGAAATTTGTATTGGATATCGGTATTGAAGAACGTACCGTATTAAGTGGTATTTCCCAATATTATGAACCGGAGACTATGGTTGGTAAAAAGGTAATCTATTTGTCTAACTTGGCTCCTAAAAAGATGATGGGCATTGAGTCTTATGGTATGATTTTGTCCGCCTCTGATTGGGAAGAACATTTAGAGGTAACAAATATCGAATCATTACCGGCAGGAAGTGTGGTTAAATAA
- the ppx gene encoding exopolyphosphatase, with protein MKRIAFIDLGSNSVRFVIYEISKTGSYRLIYQEKESVRLSENMWGTHELTKEAMERSLRALKGFVHMADAMEANTIKAVATAAVRLAKNGDAFIKSVKERTGLDLECIAGEEEARLGFLGVINTIGLKDFIIFDLGGASTEITLVRNRHITKSVSLPIGALTLTGTYQKGDEYTPKELDKLTKVVKKTIKEHAWLRNVKLPLLGIGGTARNIAKMDQRKLSYPITKLHNYEIPYHRFHEILEEVKGKTLEERKKISGLSSERADIIIAGLTIVEELFNYVNTKTLVVGGCGLREGLFYDYYGAHYLGGNSIIDDILVHSAENVLLGMTKHELVHAKYITDLAIKLYDELEPLHRANKNTRRCLIAASLLHDIGKRINYYSHARHGCYMLVNSNLYGLSHVEQAFSAFLVMNSHGLTPKEYKNFLYGKLLDQEQRLLGQKISIILALAEALDESHEQFIRHLSVNLKYTSVQLVVTYLNGCDISVTKAAVEKLGKSFKKEFKKTLEVEWKEARKEA; from the coding sequence ATGAAACGTATTGCATTTATAGATTTAGGCTCGAACTCAGTTCGTTTTGTCATATATGAAATTTCTAAGACTGGTAGTTATCGACTGATATATCAAGAGAAAGAAAGTGTACGTCTCAGTGAGAATATGTGGGGAACTCACGAATTGACTAAAGAAGCTATGGAACGCTCTTTGCGTGCTCTAAAAGGTTTTGTACACATGGCTGATGCAATGGAGGCAAATACGATTAAAGCTGTTGCTACCGCAGCAGTACGTTTGGCTAAAAATGGGGATGCTTTTATTAAATCCGTAAAAGAACGAACGGGTTTGGATTTAGAATGTATTGCTGGTGAAGAAGAGGCTCGCCTGGGGTTTCTTGGCGTTATCAATACCATTGGACTTAAGGATTTTATTATTTTTGATTTAGGTGGTGCCAGTACCGAGATAACCCTTGTACGAAATCGTCATATTACAAAATCGGTGAGCTTGCCGATAGGGGCCCTTACCTTAACAGGCACCTATCAGAAGGGGGATGAATATACTCCTAAAGAACTTGATAAACTGACGAAAGTTGTAAAGAAAACGATTAAGGAACATGCATGGCTTCGCAATGTGAAATTACCGCTCCTTGGTATCGGTGGCACTGCTCGTAATATTGCTAAAATGGATCAACGCAAGTTATCTTATCCCATTACAAAGCTACATAATTATGAAATTCCATATCATAGATTCCATGAAATTTTGGAAGAAGTAAAAGGCAAAACTCTAGAGGAACGCAAAAAGATTAGTGGTTTATCATCGGAGCGCGCTGATATCATTATTGCAGGTCTCACTATCGTAGAAGAATTATTTAACTACGTAAATACTAAAACACTCGTTGTTGGTGGGTGTGGTTTGCGAGAAGGTTTATTTTACGACTATTATGGAGCACACTACTTAGGTGGTAACTCTATTATTGATGATATTTTAGTACATTCTGCAGAGAATGTATTATTAGGTATGACTAAACATGAGTTAGTTCATGCTAAATATATTACAGATTTAGCTATTAAACTGTATGATGAATTAGAACCACTTCATAGAGCTAATAAAAATACAAGACGTTGTTTGATTGCGGCTAGCTTATTACATGATATTGGTAAACGGATTAATTATTATAGTCATGCCCGACATGGCTGCTATATGCTTGTCAATAGTAATTTATATGGGCTTTCCCATGTTGAACAAGCTTTTAGCGCGTTCCTTGTTATGAACTCTCATGGTTTGACGCCAAAAGAGTATAAAAACTTCTTATACGGTAAATTGTTAGATCAAGAACAGCGTTTGTTGGGCCAAAAAATATCTATTATTCTAGCCTTGGCTGAAGCTCTTGATGAAAGTCATGAACAATTTATTCGCCATTTATCCGTGAATCTAAAATATACTAGTGTACAATTAGTAGTAACCTATTTGAACGGTTGCGATATAAGTGTCACGAAAGCGGCTGTAGAGAAATTAGGAAAATCCTTCAAAAAAGAATTCAAGAAAACATTAGAAGTAGAGTGGAAGGAAGCTCGTAAGGAGGCATAA
- a CDS encoding dTMP kinase, protein MGTLIILEGGDGSGKATQTKLLGERLTKEGHAVKSVSFPNYDSGAAMPIKMYLAGEFGKDVHDVNPYVASSMYAIDRFASFRTDWEQFYKNGGIIIADRYTTSNMVHQMVKYDDPKERTEFLDWLEDFEFQKFGLPKPDAVCLLDMPLEVSEALMAERTGKTGGNTGDIHEGNHAYLAAVHDAYEELVKRYQWHRIPCVDKAKSSQYTLRTIEEIHNDVYSVVENLLP, encoded by the coding sequence ATGGGGACTTTGATTATATTAGAAGGTGGAGATGGCAGCGGTAAGGCTACACAAACTAAACTCTTAGGAGAACGCTTAACCAAAGAAGGGCATGCCGTTAAGTCTGTGAGCTTTCCAAACTATGATAGTGGCGCCGCTATGCCTATTAAAATGTATTTAGCTGGTGAATTTGGTAAAGATGTACATGATGTAAATCCTTATGTGGCAAGCTCTATGTATGCCATCGATCGATTTGCTTCCTTTAGAACTGATTGGGAGCAATTTTATAAAAATGGGGGTATCATCATTGCAGATCGTTATACAACGTCTAACATGGTGCACCAAATGGTAAAATACGATGATCCGAAGGAACGCACTGAATTTTTAGATTGGCTTGAAGATTTTGAGTTCCAAAAATTTGGCTTGCCTAAACCTGATGCGGTGTGCCTTTTGGATATGCCCCTTGAAGTGAGCGAAGCCCTTATGGCGGAGCGCACTGGTAAAACTGGGGGCAATACTGGTGATATTCACGAAGGGAATCATGCATATTTAGCAGCCGTCCACGATGCGTATGAAGAATTAGTAAAGCGTTATCAATGGCACCGCATACCTTGTGTGGATAAAGCTAAATCTAGTCAGTATACATTACGTACTATTGAAGAAATTCATAATGATGTATATAGTGTAGTAGAAAATCTACTACCTTAG
- a CDS encoding stage 0 sporulation family protein yields the protein MLTIVGVRFKKAGKIYYFQPEQLELSVGDGVIVETARGVEYGTVVIGPKEVYEDSVVAPVKPVIRQATSKDLKQIEKNKEREEKAFEICLEKIEKRKLPMKLINVEYTFDMNKIIFFFTADGRIDFRELVKDLATIFRTRIELRQVGVRDEAKVLNGIGACGRPLCCSNFLGDFTPVSIRMAKDQNLSLNPTKISGVCGRLMCCLNYEDDLYKKGGDLYVKKERPQSPQDIAPPGIGKEVVTDEGIGKVLKVNHHKHTVKVQLEAGRTIDLKWSEVALPDE from the coding sequence ATGCTAACCATAGTTGGCGTACGCTTTAAAAAGGCGGGAAAGATTTATTATTTTCAGCCTGAACAATTAGAACTATCCGTTGGGGATGGAGTTATCGTTGAAACAGCACGTGGTGTAGAATACGGCACAGTTGTGATTGGACCTAAAGAGGTCTATGAAGATTCTGTTGTTGCCCCTGTGAAGCCTGTTATTAGACAGGCGACGTCTAAGGATTTGAAACAAATCGAGAAGAATAAAGAGCGCGAAGAAAAAGCCTTTGAAATTTGTCTCGAAAAAATTGAAAAACGCAAGTTACCGATGAAACTTATCAATGTGGAATACACATTTGATATGAATAAGATTATATTCTTCTTTACTGCAGATGGCCGTATTGACTTCCGTGAGCTCGTTAAAGATTTGGCAACTATATTTAGAACGCGCATCGAGTTACGCCAAGTAGGTGTCCGTGATGAGGCTAAAGTACTAAATGGTATCGGTGCTTGTGGTCGACCTTTGTGTTGTTCAAATTTCTTAGGTGACTTTACGCCTGTATCGATTCGCATGGCAAAGGATCAAAATTTGAGCTTAAATCCTACGAAGATTTCTGGTGTATGTGGTCGATTGATGTGTTGCCTTAACTACGAAGATGATTTATATAAAAAAGGTGGCGACCTATATGTGAAGAAGGAACGCCCTCAATCTCCTCAAGATATAGCACCTCCTGGCATTGGTAAGGAGGTTGTTACCGATGAAGGTATTGGTAAAGTTTTAAAGGTAAATCATCATAAGCATACTGTAAAGGTACAGCTCGAAGCGGGCCGTACTATCGATTTGAAATGGTCCGAGGTGGCATTGCCTGATGAATGA
- the rsmI gene encoding 16S rRNA (cytidine(1402)-2'-O)-methyltransferase, translating into MNDNEWGTLYLVPTPIGNLEDMTYRSVRILGEVDAIAAEDTRHTGILLKHFDIKKPLISYHEHNKEEKGAYILELLLEGQSIACVSDAGMPAISDPGADLVTKAIEEGITVVPLPGANAALTALIASGLDTKSFTFAGFLPKRGKHRIEELKRLSQVTGTLLFYEAPHRLQEVLQDMYEVFGNRSITVARELTKKFETFVRTDLESLIKDLEQLTYKGEFVLIVSGADTVESDTCEVLDEPVSYEDAVQALVDTGVPKKEAIRQVAKRFNVSRRDVYNIVER; encoded by the coding sequence ATGAACGATAATGAATGGGGCACCTTATACTTGGTGCCTACACCGATTGGTAATTTAGAAGATATGACGTATCGATCTGTTCGTATTTTGGGTGAGGTAGATGCTATTGCGGCTGAGGATACGCGTCATACGGGCATATTGTTAAAACATTTTGATATTAAAAAGCCTTTGATTTCTTATCATGAACATAATAAGGAGGAAAAAGGTGCTTATATTTTGGAGCTTTTGTTAGAAGGTCAGTCGATTGCTTGCGTTAGTGATGCGGGTATGCCTGCTATTTCTGATCCAGGGGCAGACCTTGTAACAAAGGCCATTGAAGAAGGCATAACTGTAGTTCCATTACCAGGAGCCAATGCGGCGTTAACAGCACTTATTGCATCAGGTTTAGATACTAAATCCTTTACCTTTGCAGGGTTCTTGCCTAAACGGGGAAAACATCGTATTGAAGAATTAAAAAGACTTTCACAAGTGACGGGAACCTTGCTGTTTTACGAAGCCCCGCATCGATTACAAGAGGTTTTACAAGATATGTATGAAGTCTTTGGTAATCGCTCTATAACGGTGGCAAGGGAATTGACGAAGAAGTTTGAAACCTTTGTACGCACCGATCTAGAAAGCCTTATAAAGGATTTAGAACAGCTCACCTATAAAGGTGAATTCGTCCTCATCGTAAGCGGTGCTGATACAGTGGAGTCCGATACTTGTGAAGTGTTGGATGAACCAGTATCTTATGAAGATGCTGTGCAAGCCCTTGTAGATACTGGGGTACCTAAAAAAGAAGCTATTCGTCAGGTGGCAAAGCGTTTTAACGTTTCCCGCCGGGATGTATATAATATTGTAGAACGTTAA
- a CDS encoding Ppx/GppA phosphatase family protein, with protein sequence MALPKALRYAVLHVGSSSMSITILEYKGIDDVRVIDYAAREVTFGEELFQTSRLSFETIEEICHILKGYKQLMADYGVSRSRLYGTTVIREAANRRSILDQIYIQTGMRVEVIDMPKEVYYKYALLYYKMTNQYRLTDPTKATLFLDITSGGVGLTVWRGESLLFQRNMHSGSLRVMESFNRNQRSSTSFPMAITEYLHRMIGPLREELKTFNINSVILSGDEAQYMARLMGDGSNKDDIITIEPERFKGFIKSFDGVTATKLINRYKLPEYKANILMPTMILFNEIITAIEPKSLIFSSFSFSQGISWFYGVEAENNPFMYQLREQNAQLARAVAARYHTDSIHDAEVERFSSLFCKTLRHKGLPERWGYLCRIAAILCSVGKFVNLRNHGEHAYHIVMGTDIFGLSEEEKQVVANVVFYHYKGTPSDDDTYFNSLTELQKIQVTKLVAIIRVACALDAGSNQKISDVILEERDNVLYVFCRTNEDISLEWWTFNRDAEYFTEVFGMELMLVRGGDRHVQ encoded by the coding sequence ATGGCATTACCAAAAGCGTTACGATATGCAGTGCTACATGTAGGCTCCAGTAGCATGAGTATTACTATTTTAGAATACAAGGGTATCGATGATGTACGCGTTATAGATTATGCAGCTAGGGAGGTAACCTTTGGGGAAGAATTATTCCAAACCTCTCGTTTAAGTTTTGAAACGATTGAGGAAATTTGTCATATCTTAAAGGGATATAAACAATTAATGGCTGATTACGGTGTGAGTCGCTCTAGATTATATGGTACTACTGTAATACGTGAAGCCGCTAATCGTCGTAGTATTCTGGACCAAATTTATATTCAAACAGGTATGCGTGTTGAGGTTATCGACATGCCTAAAGAGGTGTATTACAAATATGCCTTACTATACTACAAGATGACTAATCAGTACCGCTTGACGGATCCTACAAAGGCAACATTATTTCTTGATATTACTTCTGGTGGTGTAGGTTTAACCGTTTGGCGTGGTGAAAGCTTATTGTTCCAGCGCAATATGCATAGCGGGTCATTACGTGTTATGGAATCTTTTAATCGCAACCAACGTTCCTCTACATCGTTTCCAATGGCTATTACCGAGTATTTACATCGCATGATAGGCCCATTACGGGAGGAGCTTAAGACCTTCAATATTAATAGTGTTATTTTATCAGGCGATGAAGCTCAATATATGGCGCGTCTCATGGGAGATGGCAGTAATAAGGACGATATTATTACGATAGAACCAGAACGTTTTAAGGGCTTCATCAAATCCTTTGATGGTGTAACAGCCACTAAATTGATCAATCGATATAAACTACCTGAATATAAGGCGAATATTTTGATGCCTACTATGATTTTATTTAATGAAATTATAACAGCTATAGAGCCTAAATCGTTGATTTTTAGTAGCTTCTCCTTCTCTCAAGGAATAAGTTGGTTCTATGGCGTTGAGGCGGAAAATAATCCCTTTATGTACCAATTGCGTGAGCAAAATGCTCAATTAGCTCGTGCTGTTGCCGCTAGATATCATACTGACAGCATTCATGATGCTGAGGTGGAACGTTTCAGTTCTTTATTCTGTAAAACATTACGCCATAAAGGTTTACCGGAGCGGTGGGGTTACTTATGCCGCATTGCAGCTATATTGTGTTCTGTAGGCAAGTTTGTTAATTTACGAAACCATGGAGAGCATGCGTATCATATTGTGATGGGCACAGATATTTTTGGGCTTTCAGAAGAAGAAAAACAAGTAGTTGCAAATGTCGTATTTTATCACTATAAGGGAACTCCATCTGATGATGATACATATTTTAATTCCTTGACAGAATTACAAAAGATTCAAGTTACAAAGTTAGTAGCTATCATTCGTGTGGCCTGTGCTCTCGATGCAGGGAGTAACCAAAAAATCTCAGATGTTATATTGGAAGAGCGCGATAATGTATTGTATGTATTCTGTCGCACTAATGAGGATATTTCTTTAGAATGGTGGACGTTTAATCGAGATGCTGAATATTTTACAGAAGTATTTGGTATGGAACTTATGCTTGTAAGAGGAGGTGACCGCCATGTTCAGTAA